CCGTGCATTTCCCTACTGGCCGGAAGACATGCCACTCGATACTCCGATCGACACGATGACGGAGTATTATTGCGATCGTCTGGCGGATTTTCCGGGCCTGCCTGGTTTCAATATGCAGGTGACTGGTCTCAAGCCGACGGGGCTGGTGCTGAAGGGTGCCAGCGCCGAAGACGACCGGATCATTGCGCTGTGGCGGGATAGCTTTGCCGAAGCTTTCGGTTATCGGCATCCCGATCACAACACCTATCAATTCCATATTACGCTGGCTTATGTCACGCGCTGGTTCAATCCGGAGTGCCTGCCGCGATGGCAGGCGATGCTGGATGAAGAGCTGGAAAAACTGCGTGCGGCAGCGCCGATAATCGAGATGCGCGCGCCAGCTTTCTGTGAATTCAGGGACATGAACCACTTTAGGGAACTCGTGGTTTTTGATAGGAAGTGAAGCATGATTTGCAAAGGCCTGCCGCCCGCCCGTCGCAGCAAACCGGCTTAATCGGAAAAAATGCGCGTCAGGGCTGGTCAAAGCCCGTTTGGGCATGTATAAGCGCGCCAAATTTCCGATATCGAGACACCCGACATTCGGCCTTTGGTTATGGCCGGTTACGTTGTTTCGCCGCTAAAGTGGAGTAACAAAAATGGCTGTACCAAAAAGAAAAACAAGCCCGTCCAAGCGCGGCATGCGCCGCTCGGCTGACGGTCTCAAGGCTTCGACCTACGTTGAAGACAAGAACTCCGGCGAACTGCGCCGTCCGCACCATATCGATCTGAAGACCGGTATGTATCGCGGTCGTCAGGTTCTGACGCCGAAGGAAAGCGCATAAGCTTTCTGAAATAATCTTTACGGAAAACCGGCCCTCGTGGCCGGTTTTTTGTTTTTGGGCCGTTTAGCTGCTTTTTTCGGTTACTTGGAAAATCCGATCACTCCTCCTACACTCTGTTCGGGAGAGCAGGTCTGGTGCCTGCAACGGGGAGGGGCGCTTCGGTGAAATATCGCTGGATTTTATTGACGCTGCTCAGCCTCGGCCTCGGTTACGGCGCCGTGACCAAGGGCAGCGGCATCATTGCGGAAAGCTATTTCGGCGAAGTCTCCGATCAGGGCCGCACCACCCTCAGGCTGGCCGTCTCGGCTCTTGGCGGGCTTTTGAGCCGTTTCGAGCCGCTGCCCGCCCTGATCGCCGATCACGACGACATTGAGGAGCTTGTCGCGCATCCACAGGATGAGGCGATGCGCCAGCGCGCCAATATCTATCTCAAATCCATCAATACATTGCTGGAATCCTCCGACATCTACATCATCACGCTGGACGGTGTGACAATCGCCGCTAGCAACTATGATGGACCCACGAGCTTCGTCGGTGAGAATTTCAGCTACCGTCCCTATTTTCAGGATGCCGCCAAGGGCTTCCCGTCGCGTTTCTTTGCGCTAGGCACCACCTCCCACAAGCGCGGTTATTATTTTTCCGCGCCTATTCTCTTCAACGAGGAGATCAAGGGCGTCATCGTCTTCAAGGTCGATATTGAAGGCATAGAGGCGTCGTTCGGCGATGGTGAAAACCGCATTCTCGTATCGGACCCGGAAGGCATCATCTTCATGACCGGAACGCCGCAGTGGCTTTATTCCGGCCTGATGCCGCTGACACCGGAAAGGATTGCGCGCACGGCTGCATCCCGGCGTTACGCCAATGCCGACCTGAAGGAACTGCCGCTAAAAAACGGCAATTTCGGCTCTCATCAGTTGATGACGATCAGTCAGAACGACGGTGACAGGGAATATCTCGTCCTGTCGCAGCCGATGCCCGACGCGGGTTGGACGGTCAGCGTGCTGATGGATACCGGCTCACTCAGGACGCAGGTCAAGACGGCGATGATAGCGATCATCCTCTGCCTGTGTCTTGCCGCTGCCGTGGTCGCCGCCATGCTGCAAAGACGGCGGCGCCTGCGTGAACGCCTGACCCACCAGGCCGAAGCTCAGGCGGAGCTGGAGCGGCGGGTGGAGGAGCGCACAGCCGATCTCGCGCGGGTGAACCGTGAGATCGAACACGAAATCGCCGAGCGCCGCCAGACGGAGAAACAATTGCGCAAGATGCAGAATGACTTGGTTCAGGCGGGCAAGCTTGCAGCGCTCGGACAAATGTCGGCAGCACTTTCGCACGAGTTCAACCAGCCGCTCGCAGCCGCCAAGAATTATGCGGAAAACGCCTCTCTTCTCGTGGAACGTGGACGTCTGGAAGAGGTAACGGAAAACCTCAGGCGTATTTCGGGCCTTATCGATCGCATGGCTTCTATCAGCAGGCATCTGAGAAATTTTGCCCGCAAACCCAATGAGAAAATGGCTGCGGTCGCGCTCGATGCTGTCCTTCGCGATACGCTGGAAATTGTTGGAGCACGGCTGAAGGCCGCCGATGCGGTGCTGGATGTTGATCTTGGTCCGGTGCCGCTTGCGGTGAAGGCCGGGCCGGTGCGGCTGCAGCAGGTGCTGGTCAACATCATCTCCAATGCCGCCGATGCGGTGGAAGGGCGCGAGGATCGTCGCATCGCTTTGAAAGCCGTGCTGCACGGTCAGACGGTGTCGATTTTCATTCGTGACCGAGGTCCGGGCGTTCCTCCGGCGATTTCGGAGCGCATCTTCGATCCCTTCTTCACCACCAAGGGCGTGGGGCGTGGCCTCGGTCTCGGCCTTTCCATCACCTACAGCATCATCAAGGATTTTGGCGGCCAGCTGCGTGTCAGAAACCATGAAGACGGCGGCGCGGAATTCGAGATCGAATTACCGGCAGCAGCCTATCGTGTGGAGGTGGCGGCGGAATGACCATGTCGCGGGTTCTGTTGATTGATGACGAGGAGGAACTGCGCTTTTCCACCGCGCAGGCGCTGGAACTTTCAGGTTTTGCGGTCACCATGCTGGCGAGCGCCGAACATGCGCTCGAACTCATCGGCTACAGCTTCGATGGCGTCGTGGTCAGCGATATCAGGATGCCCGGCATGGATGGCATGACGCTGCTGCAGAAGGTGCGGGAGCTTGACCCGGAAATACCTGTCATCCTGATGACGGGCCATGGCGATGTGCAGCTTGCCGTCAATGCCATGCGCAACGGTGCTTATGACTTCATCGAAAAGCCCTTCACCCCGCAATATCTCGCCGGCATCATAAAAAGAGCCAACGACCGGCGGGCACTGGTGCTGGAAAACCGCCGCCTGAAGGCGGTGGCGGGCAAGCATGACGATCTCGAAACGCGTCTGCCCGGCAGAACCCAGGTCATGGTCGATCTGCGTTACCGCATTCGCGCCATCGGTGCGACGGATGCCGATACGCTCATTGTCGGCGATACCGGTGCGGGCAAGGAAGTGGTGGCGCGCGCACTTCACGATATCAGCGCCAGAGCCAACCGGCCCTTTGTCGCCATCAATTGTGCCGCCCTTCCGCAAACGCTGATCGAAAGCGAGCTGTTCGGCCACGAGGCTGGCGCTTTTCCCGGCGCGCTGCGCCCGCGCTACGGCAAGTTCGAGCATGCCCGCGGCGGCACCATATTGCTGGACGAGATCGGCTCCATGCCCTTTGAATTGCAGGGCCGGTTCCTGCGCGTATTGCAGGAACGGGTGATCACCCGTCTTGGCTCCAATGAAACAGTCGAGCTCGACGTCCGCTTCATCGCCACCAGCAAGGTCGATCTGGAGCAGGAAGTCGCGGCAGGGCGGTTCCGTGCCGATCTTCTTTACCGCCTGAACGTGGCGACGATTCTCGTGCCGTCCCTCTCGCAGCGCAGTGCCGACATACCGCTGCTTTTCCTGCATCTGGTGCGGGAGGCTGCTGCCCGTTACGGTCGGGAAGATACGGACGTTCCGCAGCATCTACTCTCAGTCATTTCCCTGCGTGAGTGGCCGGGCAATGTCCGGGAATTGCGCAATGCGGCGGACCGTTTCGTTCTCGGTCTGGAAAGCGATGTCTCCGAAACCTCGCTGCCATTTGAGGGCGATGGCAAGGCGGCGCTTGCCGCAAGGGTCGCCGCTTATGAAAAAAGCCTTATTGCGCGCGCGATCGCCGCCCACGGCGGAAATCTGAAATCCGTCTATGAGAGCCTCGGCATTTCACGCAAAACGCTTTACGAAAAAATGCAGAAATACGAGCTGCACCGGCACATGACCGAAGTGTAATGGGTGGATTTCCACCCATGGATGAGCCCGTATGGGTAGAAATCCACCCATTGCTGCCCATGATGGCGATAAAAGCGCGCCTTGCCGCAAGACCGCCGTTGCTGAACGGCAATCCCGGATCGCAAATGGCTTCACCCCGGTCGCCATGGAGGAGCATGCGCGGCTGAAGTGGCGAACATTTTCATCCGGGAGGAATCGATGAAAATACTGAAGACAGTTACCGGCCTTGCTGCCGCCGCTGCCGTTTCCCTTTTTGCGCTTTCTGCATCCGCTCAGAACTACCCCGAGCGCAACATCACCATGGTCGTGCCCTTTGCCGCCGGTGGCCCGACAGATACGGTCGCGCGTCTTGTCGCTGAATCCATGTCGAAGGATCTCGGCCAGCAGATCATCGTCGAAAATGTCGGCGGCGCTGGTGGCACGCTGGGCGCTGGCCGCGTGGCGGCGTCGGATCCGGACGGTTACACCGTTCTGCTGCATCACATCGGCATGGCGACGAGCGCCACGCTTTATCGCAAGCTCGCCTATGATACCCTGAACGCTTTCGAATATGTCGGTCTGGTCACGGAAGTGCCGATGACCATTCTGTCGCGCAAGACGCTCGAGACCAAGGATCTCAAGGGTCTGATCGACTACGCCAAGGCGAACAAGGACAAGGTCACCGTTGCCAATGCCGGCATCGGTGCTGCTTCGCATCTGTGCGGCATGTTGTTCATGAGCGCGATCGAGACACCGCTGGTCACTGTTCCTTACAAGGGCACAGGCCCGGCCATGACCGACCTGCTCGGTGGACAGGTCGATATCATGTGCGACCAGACCACAAACACCACCAAGCAAATCCAGGGCGGGACCGTTAAAGCCTATGCCGTAACCTCGGCCAAACGGCTCGACGTGCTGCCGGACGTACCGACAGTTGCCGAATCGGGCCTGCCGAAGCTTGAGGTGGGTATCTGGCACGGTATCTACACGCCGAAGGGTACACCGGCTGAGATCAACGAAAAGCTCTCCAAGTCGCTGCAAGTCGCGCTGAAGGACAAGAACGTGGCGGCCCGTTTTGCCGAACTTGGCACCACACCTTCCCCAGAAGCCGATGCGACGCCCGCAGCGCTCAAGACCAAGCTTGAAAGCGAAATCGCCCGCTGGAAGCCTGTGATCGAGGGCGCCGGCCAATATGCCGACTGATGGTTGAAGCAATTGCCGGCGGCACCCTACCGCCGGCTTCTTGCCGTCAATTTAACGCGCGGAACGGTGTGGGGCCGGCCGCAGTGGAGGGGCATCTTTCATGAAGTCGTTTTTCATTGACCCTGCCGAGGCAGCCTGTGGGGCAATTTTCATCGGTTTTGGCGCTTTTTTCGCGTTGCAGTCTTTCGGGCTGGATATCGGAACCGCCTTCCGCATGGGGCCGGGTTATTTTCCGCTTGTTCTGGCAATCGTGCTGATCCTGCTTGGCGGGGTAATATTCATTCGCGCCACCCGTGTGCAGGGCGATGCCCTCGGTGCAATCGCCTGGCGGGGGATTTTTTTCATCCTGCCCGCGCCGATCTTTTTCGGTTTCACGGTCCGGGGGCTTGGTTTCGTACCGGCGCTTTTTTTCAGCGCCCTTATCGCAGCCTTCGCCTCGCACAAGATGAGCCCGCTCATGGCCGTCATTATTTCCGCCGCCATCACGGTCTTTTCCGTTGCTGTGTTCAATTATGGTCTCGGCCTGCCATTCCAGCGCTTCGGCCCCTGGCTTAAATTTTGAGGTGCCGTAATGGAATTGCTTGATAATCTTGCTCTCGGTTTCGTCACGGCCACGTCGCTGGCAAACCTGTTTTTCTGCCTGATTGGCGTGCTGCTCGGCACGCTGATTGGCGTGCTGCCGGGCATCGGCGCAACCGCAACCATCGCCATGCTGTTGCCGATCACCTTTCAGCTTGAGCCCGTCTCATCGCTCATCATGCTCGCAGGCATCTATTACGGCGCGCAATATGGCGGCTCCACCACGGCGATCCT
This region of Agrobacterium tumefaciens genomic DNA includes:
- a CDS encoding DUF1868 domain-containing protein — protein: MHAPLVSKDLESFSAASHDQPPRHLGRRYNTDGEFLLEPGNTVVCHLVEGSKTESAIIGTRQRFLDMPEASQLAFTPVSSLHMTVFQGIIEYRRAFPYWPEDMPLDTPIDTMTEYYCDRLADFPGLPGFNMQVTGLKPTGLVLKGASAEDDRIIALWRDSFAEAFGYRHPDHNTYQFHITLAYVTRWFNPECLPRWQAMLDEELEKLRAAAPIIEMRAPAFCEFRDMNHFRELVVFDRK
- the rpmF gene encoding 50S ribosomal protein L32; protein product: MAVPKRKTSPSKRGMRRSADGLKASTYVEDKNSGELRRPHHIDLKTGMYRGRQVLTPKESA
- a CDS encoding sensor histidine kinase: MKYRWILLTLLSLGLGYGAVTKGSGIIAESYFGEVSDQGRTTLRLAVSALGGLLSRFEPLPALIADHDDIEELVAHPQDEAMRQRANIYLKSINTLLESSDIYIITLDGVTIAASNYDGPTSFVGENFSYRPYFQDAAKGFPSRFFALGTTSHKRGYYFSAPILFNEEIKGVIVFKVDIEGIEASFGDGENRILVSDPEGIIFMTGTPQWLYSGLMPLTPERIARTAASRRYANADLKELPLKNGNFGSHQLMTISQNDGDREYLVLSQPMPDAGWTVSVLMDTGSLRTQVKTAMIAIILCLCLAAAVVAAMLQRRRRLRERLTHQAEAQAELERRVEERTADLARVNREIEHEIAERRQTEKQLRKMQNDLVQAGKLAALGQMSAALSHEFNQPLAAAKNYAENASLLVERGRLEEVTENLRRISGLIDRMASISRHLRNFARKPNEKMAAVALDAVLRDTLEIVGARLKAADAVLDVDLGPVPLAVKAGPVRLQQVLVNIISNAADAVEGREDRRIALKAVLHGQTVSIFIRDRGPGVPPAISERIFDPFFTTKGVGRGLGLGLSITYSIIKDFGGQLRVRNHEDGGAEFEIELPAAAYRVEVAAE
- a CDS encoding sigma-54-dependent transcriptional regulator; amino-acid sequence: MTMSRVLLIDDEEELRFSTAQALELSGFAVTMLASAEHALELIGYSFDGVVVSDIRMPGMDGMTLLQKVRELDPEIPVILMTGHGDVQLAVNAMRNGAYDFIEKPFTPQYLAGIIKRANDRRALVLENRRLKAVAGKHDDLETRLPGRTQVMVDLRYRIRAIGATDADTLIVGDTGAGKEVVARALHDISARANRPFVAINCAALPQTLIESELFGHEAGAFPGALRPRYGKFEHARGGTILLDEIGSMPFELQGRFLRVLQERVITRLGSNETVELDVRFIATSKVDLEQEVAAGRFRADLLYRLNVATILVPSLSQRSADIPLLFLHLVREAAARYGREDTDVPQHLLSVISLREWPGNVRELRNAADRFVLGLESDVSETSLPFEGDGKAALAARVAAYEKSLIARAIAAHGGNLKSVYESLGISRKTLYEKMQKYELHRHMTEV
- a CDS encoding tripartite tricarboxylate transporter substrate-binding protein, with product MKILKTVTGLAAAAAVSLFALSASAQNYPERNITMVVPFAAGGPTDTVARLVAESMSKDLGQQIIVENVGGAGGTLGAGRVAASDPDGYTVLLHHIGMATSATLYRKLAYDTLNAFEYVGLVTEVPMTILSRKTLETKDLKGLIDYAKANKDKVTVANAGIGAASHLCGMLFMSAIETPLVTVPYKGTGPAMTDLLGGQVDIMCDQTTNTTKQIQGGTVKAYAVTSAKRLDVLPDVPTVAESGLPKLEVGIWHGIYTPKGTPAEINEKLSKSLQVALKDKNVAARFAELGTTPSPEADATPAALKTKLESEIARWKPVIEGAGQYAD
- a CDS encoding tripartite tricarboxylate transporter TctB family protein; this encodes MKSFFIDPAEAACGAIFIGFGAFFALQSFGLDIGTAFRMGPGYFPLVLAIVLILLGGVIFIRATRVQGDALGAIAWRGIFFILPAPIFFGFTVRGLGFVPALFFSALIAAFASHKMSPLMAVIISAAITVFSVAVFNYGLGLPFQRFGPWLKF